From Apium graveolens cultivar Ventura chromosome 9, ASM990537v1, whole genome shotgun sequence, the proteins below share one genomic window:
- the LOC141685282 gene encoding uncharacterized protein LOC141685282, producing MSPFQLVYGKACYLPAELEYKTYWALKKLNLDMEAAGEKIMLQLNELEEFRLQAYENNKVCKEKVKRWHDRRLVRKSSVPGQKFLLYNSRLRLFPGKLKSRWSGPFTVKTMFPHRAVKIFDTHPDQEFKVNGQK from the coding sequence ATGTCTCCTTTCCAGTTGGTGTATGGAAAGGCGTGTTATTTGCCTGCGGAGTTAGAGTATAAAACATATTGGGCTTTAAAGAAGTTAAATCTTGACATGGAAGCTGCTGGAGAGAAAATAATGCTTCAACTAAATGAGCTCGAGGAGTTTCGACTACAggcttatgagaataacaaaGTGTGCAAAGAGAAAGTCAAGAGATGGCATGATAGGAGACTAGTGCGCAAGTCTTCTGTGCCCGGTCAGAAGTTTCTATTGtacaactctcgtctccgactttttccggGAAAACttaagtcgaggtggtcagggccatTTACGGTCAAAACTATGTTTCCACATAGAGCTGTGAAGATTTTTGATACGCACCCGGATCAAgaattcaaggtgaatggacagaaATAG